One part of the Thermococcus litoralis DSM 5473 genome encodes these proteins:
- the cobB gene encoding NAD-dependent protein deacetylase: MMEEAAKLIAHSRFLIAFTGAGISAESGIPTFRDKGGLWEKYRVEEVATPEAFRRNPRLVWEFYKMRMRLMKEAKPNRAHLALAELEKMGLLKAVITQNIDNLHREAGNKNVVELHGNIYRVKCTSCAYRENLLDSGRLEEFLEEEGLPKCPECGSLLRPDVVWFGEPLPQEALQKAFKLAERADVCLVIGTSGQVFPAAYVPYIVKENGGYVIEINPRESGITPIADIFLKGFAGETMEHLLAKVKRCLKDKGC, encoded by the coding sequence ATGATGGAGGAAGCTGCCAAATTGATAGCCCATTCCCGATTTTTAATAGCTTTTACCGGAGCTGGAATAAGTGCAGAAAGCGGAATACCAACTTTTAGAGACAAAGGCGGTCTGTGGGAGAAGTACAGAGTGGAGGAGGTAGCTACTCCAGAGGCTTTTAGAAGAAATCCAAGGCTTGTATGGGAGTTTTACAAGATGAGAATGAGGCTTATGAAGGAGGCAAAGCCTAACAGGGCTCACTTGGCATTGGCAGAGCTTGAGAAAATGGGTCTTTTAAAAGCTGTCATAACTCAAAACATTGACAACCTCCACAGAGAAGCCGGAAACAAAAACGTTGTAGAACTTCATGGGAACATTTATCGAGTTAAGTGCACCAGCTGTGCTTATAGGGAAAATCTCCTTGACTCAGGAAGGCTTGAGGAGTTCTTGGAAGAAGAGGGCTTACCCAAATGCCCAGAGTGCGGTTCCCTCTTAAGGCCGGATGTTGTCTGGTTTGGGGAACCTCTCCCTCAAGAAGCCCTTCAAAAAGCCTTTAAGCTTGCCGAAAGGGCTGACGTTTGTTTGGTCATTGGGACGAGTGGTCAAGTGTTTCCTGCGGCGTATGTTCCTTACATTGTAAAAGAGAACGGAGGGTATGTGATAGAGATCAACCCACGGGAAAGCGGCATAACTCCGATAGCGGATATCTTTCTGAAAGGGTTTGCTGGAGAGACAATGGAACACCTTTTGGCAAAGGTTAAAAGATGCTTAAAAGATAAAGGCTGTTAA
- a CDS encoding M1 aminopeptidase family protein, with protein sequence MFIVHRHLKTFFILFLLTFSTMCIGKETTPQSSTPVHTVAEENAYEGWLKNETKYFTIYYPPVKAEGFNFNIRFLLVGIDYVYESYAKAFGKAPEKIELYISPSEDDLKFDYSTDLPWYIEGNKIFTFIEKDAKSLDYYNVESALIAYLTGKVNGLTFVFPLLGELYFRGADYSGLSFGELLSLVDSRDVSKIKEQEGSMVDFVGFLVHKYGIGEVLRLLETDTPSKIIKSLPNAEKEYNEFIRWFWGGGILEGSSELEEMNLTVSVDEESAFFLANGSFKVNYTKEYYPVFFKNVYLNVKAMDIQYLQSFTFLLPYERKNVYELSYIGNFSIQPLTYDEGINYFLSGMFMTPNLTLLFDYYLFPKPAAQQLPKGGIKVVSKNTPITTTLPSQAVFLVTGRFKTFKSFVNGTEVEFYYTNDVESPATVFKQSLSAFNTALEWFELPSSNFRIVYTRGPIKEYTYRSRDLLIYKPKSGYHELYLLWGLYYSWLNSFKIKPKDAWVPDSLFPLLEGVELNRLGDYRKSALYKYRVNLRDFPDVGYPLIEGYRYFYSDKSWIRSSMVYKGFLTFYLLYTQAGEEAFKEALTEFSREVIFKEADFDDFAELLAKKSGDEKVMLIWKTWTTKPALPNLTVENVEIAKTNGNYTVRFTLVDKNGFAFPFKIGVIGWQGQRTEVEGFYYGEPQKVEISLPGEPKEIVIYGAPFLSKSFDVEADGTRISVMVSGS encoded by the coding sequence GTGTTTATTGTGCACAGACACTTGAAGACTTTTTTCATACTCTTCCTCTTAACTTTCTCCACGATGTGCATAGGAAAAGAAACAACGCCCCAATCTTCAACTCCAGTACATACTGTGGCTGAGGAAAACGCCTATGAAGGGTGGCTGAAGAATGAAACAAAGTATTTTACGATCTACTACCCTCCTGTTAAGGCAGAAGGGTTTAACTTCAACATAAGGTTTCTCCTGGTTGGGATCGATTACGTGTACGAAAGCTATGCAAAAGCCTTTGGAAAAGCTCCAGAAAAAATCGAGCTTTACATATCTCCCTCCGAGGACGATCTAAAGTTTGACTACTCGACTGATCTCCCCTGGTATATAGAGGGAAACAAAATATTTACCTTTATTGAGAAGGACGCCAAAAGTCTTGACTACTACAACGTAGAAAGTGCACTGATAGCGTATTTAACCGGAAAAGTGAACGGGCTAACTTTTGTATTCCCTCTCCTGGGGGAACTCTACTTTAGGGGAGCCGATTACTCAGGACTTTCCTTTGGTGAGCTCTTGTCCTTGGTAGACAGCAGAGATGTTAGCAAGATTAAGGAGCAAGAGGGGAGCATGGTTGACTTTGTGGGCTTTCTTGTCCATAAATATGGTATTGGTGAAGTTTTAAGGCTTCTTGAAACCGATACTCCATCCAAGATAATAAAAAGCCTCCCCAACGCTGAAAAAGAGTACAACGAGTTCATCAGATGGTTCTGGGGAGGGGGAATCTTAGAGGGCTCTTCCGAGCTCGAGGAAATGAATCTTACAGTAAGCGTTGATGAAGAAAGTGCATTTTTCTTAGCAAATGGAAGCTTCAAGGTTAATTATACTAAGGAGTACTATCCGGTTTTCTTCAAGAATGTCTATCTCAATGTAAAGGCGATGGATATTCAATATCTACAGAGCTTCACTTTCCTGCTCCCCTATGAACGAAAAAATGTATATGAGCTATCCTACATTGGAAACTTCAGCATTCAGCCATTGACGTATGATGAGGGCATCAACTACTTCCTCTCCGGGATGTTTATGACACCCAACCTGACCCTGCTTTTCGACTATTATTTGTTCCCAAAGCCTGCTGCTCAGCAACTTCCAAAAGGTGGAATAAAAGTAGTTAGCAAGAACACCCCCATAACTACAACGTTGCCGAGCCAAGCTGTATTCCTTGTGACTGGTAGATTTAAGACATTTAAGAGCTTTGTAAACGGAACAGAAGTTGAGTTCTACTATACCAACGATGTGGAAAGCCCTGCAACTGTGTTTAAACAAAGTCTAAGCGCTTTCAACACTGCTTTGGAATGGTTTGAGCTTCCCTCCTCTAACTTCAGAATCGTCTACACAAGAGGGCCTATCAAAGAATACACCTATCGGTCGAGAGATCTGCTCATCTATAAGCCTAAAAGCGGGTATCACGAGCTGTACCTTCTTTGGGGCTTATATTATAGCTGGCTTAACAGCTTCAAGATAAAGCCGAAAGATGCATGGGTTCCAGATAGTTTATTTCCCCTCTTAGAGGGAGTCGAGTTAAATCGGCTTGGGGATTACAGAAAAAGCGCGCTATATAAATACAGAGTGAATTTGAGGGATTTTCCAGACGTTGGATATCCCTTAATTGAAGGCTACAGATACTTTTACAGCGACAAGTCATGGATAAGGAGCTCAATGGTCTACAAAGGTTTCTTGACGTTTTACCTCCTCTACACTCAAGCAGGAGAGGAAGCGTTTAAAGAGGCTTTGACAGAATTTTCAAGAGAAGTAATCTTCAAGGAAGCAGATTTCGATGATTTTGCAGAACTCTTGGCTAAAAAATCAGGAGATGAGAAGGTCATGCTGATTTGGAAAACTTGGACAACAAAGCCTGCACTTCCAAACCTCACAGTGGAAAATGTAGAGATAGCGAAAACCAATGGCAACTACACCGTAAGGTTTACTCTGGTGGACAAAAATGGCTTTGCGTTTCCATTTAAAATCGGGGTAATAGGATGGCAGGGGCAGAGAACCGAGGTGGAAGGCTTCTACTATGGCGAACCTCAGAAGGTCGAGATTTCCCTTCCCGGAGAGCCAAAAGAGATCGTGATATACGGAGCTCCATTCCTCAGCAAGAGCTTTGATGTGGAGGCAGATGGGACAAGGATAAGCGTTATGGTGTCTGGGAGTTGA
- the glyA gene encoding serine hydroxymethyltransferase, whose protein sequence is MSYQMYRDKVLEFVEMHEKWRASTINLIASENVTSPSVTRAVASGFMHKYAEGWPRQRYYQGCKYVDEVELIGVDLFCKLFKSDFADLRPISGTNANQAAFFGLTNAGDRAIVLHTSHGGHISHMPFGAAGMRGLEVHTWPFDNEEFNIDVDKAAQMIRELEPKIVVFGGSLFPFPHPVKELAPVAKEVGAYVMYDAAHVLGLIAGGKFQDPLREGADVVTSSTHKTFPGPQGGVILYKDLGEDTAKLQWAIFPGVLSNHHLHHMAGKVITAAEMLEFGKAYAEQIVKNAKALAEALAEEGFKVIGEDKGYTESHQVIVDVSELHEAGGGWAAPLLEEAGIILNKNLLPWDPLEKVNTPSGLRIGVQEMTRVGMMEDDMKEIARFMRRVLLDKEDPKKVEKEVFEFRKQFQKVYYSFDYGLPMKE, encoded by the coding sequence ATGAGCTACCAGATGTATAGAGACAAAGTTTTGGAATTTGTTGAGATGCACGAAAAGTGGAGAGCATCAACAATAAATTTGATTGCAAGTGAAAACGTGACTTCCCCAAGCGTTACAAGGGCTGTGGCAAGTGGTTTTATGCACAAATACGCCGAAGGGTGGCCAAGACAGAGGTATTATCAGGGATGTAAGTACGTCGATGAAGTTGAGCTCATAGGAGTCGACCTCTTCTGCAAGCTCTTCAAGAGCGATTTCGCAGATCTAAGACCAATCTCTGGAACTAACGCAAATCAAGCCGCGTTCTTTGGATTAACAAATGCGGGCGATAGGGCTATTGTTCTCCATACCTCCCACGGTGGGCACATAAGCCACATGCCCTTTGGAGCAGCTGGTATGAGGGGATTAGAAGTCCACACATGGCCTTTTGATAACGAAGAGTTCAACATCGATGTCGACAAGGCAGCCCAAATGATTAGAGAGCTCGAACCCAAGATAGTTGTCTTCGGTGGTTCATTGTTCCCGTTCCCACACCCAGTTAAGGAGCTTGCTCCAGTGGCTAAAGAAGTTGGCGCTTATGTAATGTATGACGCAGCCCACGTTTTGGGATTAATAGCGGGAGGAAAGTTCCAAGACCCACTTAGAGAAGGAGCCGATGTTGTAACTTCCTCAACACACAAGACCTTCCCAGGCCCACAAGGTGGTGTAATACTCTACAAGGACCTTGGGGAAGACACGGCAAAACTGCAATGGGCAATCTTCCCAGGTGTTCTGAGCAACCACCACTTACACCACATGGCTGGAAAAGTCATTACAGCTGCGGAGATGCTCGAATTTGGTAAAGCCTACGCTGAGCAGATCGTAAAGAACGCAAAAGCCCTAGCCGAGGCTCTTGCAGAGGAAGGATTCAAAGTCATTGGGGAGGACAAAGGCTACACGGAGAGCCACCAGGTTATCGTGGATGTAAGTGAGCTCCACGAAGCTGGAGGAGGATGGGCTGCTCCGCTATTAGAGGAAGCGGGCATAATCCTCAACAAGAACCTCCTCCCATGGGATCCACTTGAGAAGGTCAACACCCCAAGCGGTCTAAGAATCGGTGTGCAGGAGATGACAAGAGTTGGCATGATGGAAGACGACATGAAGGAGATAGCAAGATTCATGAGGAGAGTCCTTCTTGACAAGGAGGATCCAAAGAAGGTAGAGAAGGAAGTATTCGAGTTCAGGAAGCAATTCCAGAAGGTCTACTACTCCTTCGACTACGGTCTGCCAATGAAAGAGTGA